A DNA window from Paralichthys olivaceus isolate ysfri-2021 chromosome 3, ASM2471397v2, whole genome shotgun sequence contains the following coding sequences:
- the traf3ip2l gene encoding uncharacterized protein traf3ip2l, protein MSGGRDPMMLPSSLNSASAPNSHVSQLSRYKSSHYNTPEEDDETMSTKEQETRVFTMLDSTPKHDGHRPLVEHATFSDDSLFSRQSLYTEHEHLHNQTLSQPGPSYCSYQPPRNFPVGYNQPTPFPSQAEGPWPHPSLASSWSGYPNSMSLYNGQKDYSSCSGVSCQSRYKCTTMSSLEQPLSLRSNPPSADLRHHTLSPYACSPQGAACCAQCHVDTFTRGIMVNHPPGPQYHPRHSPYYPGDCRQPGAGHTQIGHNAPAKEKHPPYSTLLSLEQRRVFVTYEADNDKHVNEVINFVALLRQNGFDTHIDIFEQQFRSISKIDFMERYLSEKEYLIIIIISPKYFETVTASPVGLENDERTFNTVYIHKQLQNEFIQNGSKNFRFIPILFPGAKKCHIPNWLQNTNVYAWPRDRDDILRRLMRVEKYNPPPIGELPTIVSIPI, encoded by the exons ATGTCAGGAGGAAGAGATCCCATGATGCTGCCGTCTTCACTTAACTCGGCTTCAGCACCAAATAG TCACGTCAGTCAGCTGAGCAGATACAAAAGCAGCCATTACAACACGCCTGAAGAGGACGATGAGACCATGAGCACCAAGGAGCAAGAAACCAGGGTTTTCACCATGCTGGACTCCACCCCCAAACATGATGGCCACCGCCCTCTAGTAGAGCACGCCACCTTCTCTGACGACTCCCTGTTCAGCAGACAGAGTCTGTACACAGAGCACGAACACTTACACAACCAAACTCTGTCTCAGCCCGGCCCAAGCTACTGCTCCTACCAGCCTCCTCGCAACTTCCCGGTTGGATACAATCAGCCCACTCCATTTCCCAGCCAGGCTGAAGGGCCGTGGCCGCACCCGAGCCTCGCCAGCAGCTGGTCGGGGTATCCCAACAGCATGTCGTTGTACAATGGCCAGAAAGATTACTCCAGCTGCTCTGGAGTGAGCTGCCAGTCCAGGTACAAGTGCACCACTATGAGCAGCCTAGAGCAGCCGCTCTCATTACGCTCCAACCCGCCTTCTGCCGACTTGCGTCACCACACCTTGTCTCCGTACGCGTGCTCCCCACAGGGAGCAGCCTGCTGCGCTCAGTGCCACGTAGACACCTTTACCAGGGGGATCATGGTCAACCACCCCCCCGGACCTCAGTACCACCCGAGGCACAGCCCGTACT ATCCAGGTGACTGCAGACAACCTGgagctggacacacacagat CGGCCACAACGCTCCGGCCAAAGAGAAGCACCCTCCTTACAGCACACTGCTGTCTCTGGAGCAGA GGAGGGTGTTTGTCACCTACGAAGCTGACAACGACAAGCACGTCAATGAGGTCATCAACTTTGTCGCTCTGCTGCGACAGAACGGTTTTGATACGCAT attGACATTTTTGAGCAGCAGTTTAGGAGCATAAGCAAGATCGACTTCATGGAGCGATACCTCAGTGAG AAAGAATacctgatcatcatcatcatcagtcccAAGTACTTTGAGACTGTGACAGCTTCCCCTGTCGGCCTGGAGAACGATGAACGGACCTTCAACACCGTCTACATACACAAACAG ctcCAAAATGAGTTCATCCAGAATGGAAGCAAGAATTTCAGGTTCATTCCCATTTTGTTCCCCGGGGCTAAAAAG TGTCACATCCCCAACTGGCTTCAAAACACCAACGTGTACGCTTGGCCACGTGACCGGGACGACATTCTGCGGCGCCTCATGAGGGTCGAGAAGTATAACCCACCTCCGATTGGGGAGCTGCCAACCATTGTTTCCATCCCCATATAG